Proteins found in one Aspergillus puulaauensis MK2 DNA, chromosome 8, nearly complete sequence genomic segment:
- a CDS encoding fungal specific transcription factor domain-containing protein (COG:K;~EggNog:ENOG410Q2DS;~InterPro:IPR007219;~PFAM:PF04082;~go_function: GO:0003677 - DNA binding [Evidence IEA];~go_function: GO:0008270 - zinc ion binding [Evidence IEA];~go_process: GO:0006351 - transcription, DNA-templated [Evidence IEA]): MFEEFLSWRDKKSEGRLGLILLGEPSPLTFALEEFPQDAHPQLHDASGQICNSANLEVIQKDVHPSHLDEADVAYLKAKGVFTPPSARTLDDLVAVYLTRFHPLYSIVNKVELEKVHKEHKLPWVLLHAVCFIGATFCEPYKLHSAGFQSRSDARRHFYQKAKLLFDTSYETNKIILLQVAIMLSFRGPQMQSYWNPCSWIGFGVTFAISLGLHRSTASSNAPGGDTGLLRRLWWALVVRDTYCAVLLGRPFRIDLPHSDAEMLMPDDFVYESHDEAFYQIQMARLAPIMRNITHCRAADRQLSPQVVHAELETWRADLEVSLQRWPGGSPSVLWTTALDIIYNYYLLLLYIDNPDISRSQTLCHQPGPARPRQELVESTARAIASKAITLVTKARLSYLPHEAFPGFFVAGIVHYRQTQHNDPMVAQMARASLDNCRVILNEVKEFWEPGEWAMEIFDFLNMRHQDDSLRNARPSPRQSEVNATALHTDMPADFVPAENQEDSSLMNNYLFGSSWETVMQGGLADDSLLMPGFLPSVVDEWSYLQP; this comes from the coding sequence ATGTTTGAGGAATTTTTGAGTTGGAGAGACAAGAAGAGTGAAGGAAGACTGGGGCTGATTCTCCTTGGAGAGCCGTCCCCGTTGACGTTTGCACTAGAAGAGTTCCCCCAGGACGCCCACCCGCAGTTACACGACGCATCTGGCCAGATATGCAATAGTGCCAATCTGGAAGTTATCCAGAAAGATGTTCACCCGTCGCATTTGGATGAAGCCGATGTCGCGTATCTGAAGGCCAAGGGCGTTTTCACCCCGCCATCAGCAAGGACCCTGGATGATCTGGTCGCAGTCTATCTGACGCGGTTTCATCCTCTGTATTCCATCGTGAACAAGGTTGAGCTTGAAAAGGTCCATAAGGAGCACAAGCTCCCTTGGGTTCTTCTCCATGCTGTTTGCTTCATCGGGGCAACGTTTTGTGAGCCCTATAAACTGCATTCCGCCGGATTTCAGTCTCGATCCGATGCCCGTCGCCACTTCTACCAGAAAGCAAAGCTACTATTTGATACTAGCTACGAGACTAACAAGATCATCCTCCTTCAGGTAGCTATTATGCTGAGCTTCCGGGGCCCTCAAATGCAAAGCTATTGGAACCCTTGCTCCTGGATTGGCTTCGGGGTGACGTTCGCTATCTCGCTAGGCCTCCATCGTTCGACAGCCTCATCTAACGCACCCGGGGGTGATACAGGCTTATTGAGAAGACTTTGGTGGGCGCTGGTAGTGCGGGATACCTACTGCGCCGTCTTACTCGGACGTCCTTTTCGCATCGATCTTCCTCATTCTGACGCAGAAATGCTCATGCCAGATGACTTTGTCTACGAGAGCCACGACGAAGCCTTCTATCAGATCCAAATGGCACGTCTGGCTCCAATCATGCGGAATATCACCCATTGCCGCGCGGCAGACCGGCAGCTCTCCCCACAGGTCGTCCACGCAGAATTGGAGACGTGGCGGGCTGACCTGGAGGTCTCTCTCCAACGGTGGCCAGGTGGATCTCCCTCCGTACTGTGGACCACTGCACTAGACATAATCTACAACTATTATCTGTTGCTTCTATATATCGACAATCCTGATATATCCCGGTCGCAAACGCTCTGTCACCAACCAGGGCCCGCGCGTCCGCGTCAAGAACTGGTCGAATCAACAGCCAGAGCCATTGCCTCCAAAGCGATCACTCTTGTCACCAAGGCCCGTCTATCCTACCTTCCTCATGAGGCCTTTCCGGGATTCTTCGTGGCCGGCATTGTCCATTACCGGCAAACCCAGCATAATGACCCAATGGTAGCTCAAATGGCACGCGCAAGTCTGGACAATTGCCGCGTGATCCTGAACGAAGTCAAGGAATTCTGGGAACCCGGTGAATGGGCAATGGAGATCTTCGACTTTCTCAATATGAGACACCAGGACGATTCACTGAGGAATGCTCGCCCCTCGCCTCGTCAGTCGGAAGTAAATGCGACTGCACTCCACACCGATATGCCCGCAGACTTCGTTCCAGCAGAAAATCAGGAAGACAGTAGCTTGATGAATAATTATCTCTTCGGTTCCAGCTGGGAAACAGTTATGCAAGGAGGACTCGCAGACGACTCCTTACTAATGCCAGGCTTTCTCCCTTCGGTTGTTGATGAATGGTCCTACCTTCAGCCTTAA
- a CDS encoding flavin-containing monooxygenase (COG:Q;~EggNog:ENOG410PVYT;~InterPro:IPR020946,IPR036188;~PFAM:PF07992,PF13738,PF13450;~go_function: GO:0004499 - N,N-dimethylaniline monooxygenase activity [Evidence IEA];~go_function: GO:0050660 - flavin adenine dinucleotide binding [Evidence IEA];~go_function: GO:0050661 - NADP binding [Evidence IEA];~go_process: GO:0055114 - oxidation-reduction process [Evidence IEA]) yields MPTESLPQPDFDAIVVGAGFGGIYMCKKLVAQGLSTKVIEAAPDVGGTWFWNRYPGALSDTRSFLYRYSWDLEDLRQYPWDREYLKQPEILAYLKHVVERHDLRQHMQFNTEMQGASYDDNHNLWTVSLSSGQQLQTRYLITAVGLLSKINYPDIPGLGTFKGEMYHTGNWPASFDFKGKRVGVIGNGSTGVQLVTALADQDVKQLLSFQRHPQYVVPAGDSEVSRETREGLDRRWEQVWREVKDSTFGFGFEESSKPTFSVSEEERERIFEEAWAKGGGFYFMFGTFCDISSNEEANRAAAEFIRRKIRQKVEDPVKAEKLMPYDWYARRPLCDTGYYEKFNRPNVDIVDIKTNPITTITEKGIQTAEGSEYELDVLIFATGFDAVDGNYKRMHIQGASETLQARWKEEPSSFLGVSIPGFPNLFSILGPNSPFTNLPPLIEVQVEFIADMVSHARKVAAQPAAAAAAANGPRVEADSAALQDWVHKCDELSAGSLFRKTDSWIFGANVAGKKRSVLFYFGGLAMYRRVLQDIVEEGYKGFSLT; encoded by the exons ATGCCTACAGAATCACTGCCTCAGCCCGACTTTGACGCCATTGTTGTTGGCGCTGGTTTCGGGGGCATCTACATGTGCAAGAAGCTCGTCGCCCAGGGGCTGTCTACCAAAGTCATTGAAGCTGCGCCTGATGTGGGAGGGACATGGTTCTGGAATCGCTACCCTGGTGCATTGTCAGA CACGCGTTCCTTTCTGTACCGATACTCGTGGGACCTTGAAGACCTGCGCCAGTATCCTTGGGATAGAGAATATTTGAAACAACCAGAAATCCTTGCCTACTTGAAGCATGTTGTCGAGAGGCATGATCTGCGACAGCACATGCAATTCAACACCGAAATGCAAGGTGCCTCTTACGACGACAATCATAACCTGTGGACTGTTTCACTGTCATCCGGTCAGCAGTTACAGACTCGATACCTTATCACGGCAGTTGGGCTTTTATCCAAGATCAACTATCCAGATATTCCTGGGCTCGGCACATTCAAGGGCGAAATGTATCACACTGGGAACTGGCCGGCGTCTTTTGACTTCAAGGGTAAGCGTGTCGGGGTTATTGGAAACGGATCTACGGGCGTTCAACTTGTCACTGCGTTGGCCGATCAAGATGTGAAGCAACTGCTCTCGTTTCAACGCCATCCACAGTATGTCGTTCCAGCAGGCGACTCGGAAGTCTCTCGTGAGACTCGAGAAGGACTCGATAGGCGATGGGAGCAAGTATGGAGAGAGGTAAAAGACAGCACCTTCGGGTTCGGCTTTGAGGAAAGTTCAAAGCCCACCTTCAGCgtcagcgaagaagagcgtgAAAGGATCTTTGAAGAGGCTTGGGCCAAAGGGGGCGGGTTCTATTTCATGTTCGGCACATTCTGCGATATCTCGTCCAACGAGGAAGCAAACAGGGCAGCTGCGGAGTTTATCCGCCGAAAGATCCGCCAAAAGGTGGAGGATCCTGTCAAGGCAGAGAAGCTCATGCCGTACGATTGGTATGCCAGGCGGCCATTGTGTGACACTGGCTACTACGAGAAGTTCAACCGTCCGAATGTGGACATCGTCGACATCAAGACCAACCCGATCACCACGATCACCGAGAAGGGGATACAGACCGCCGAGGGATCGGAATACGAGCTTGATGTTCTTATCTTTGCAACGGGCTTCGATGCGGTGGACGGTAACTACAAGCGGATGCATATCCAGGGCGCCTCAGAGACCCTTCAGGCTCGGTGGAAGGAGGAGCCCAGCTCGTTTTTGGGGGTTTCGATCCCTGGATTCCCAAACCTGTTCTCCATTCTCGGGCCTAACAGTCCCTTCACCAATTTGCCGCCCTTGATTGAGGTCCAGGTGGAGTTCATTGCAGACATGGTCTCTCACGCGCGGAAAGTGGCCGCtcaaccagcagcagcagcagcagcagcaaatggGCCACGTGTAGAGGCGGATTCAGCAGCATTACAGGACTGGGTCCACAAGTGTGACGAGCTGAGTGCCGGCAGCTTGTTCCGCAAAACCGACTCGTGGATATTTGGGGCGAACGTGGCGGGCAAGAAACGCTCAGTGCTGTTTTACTTTGGGGGGCTGGCGATGTACAGGCGAGTTTTACAAGACATTGTGGAAGAGGGATACAAGGGGTTTAGTCTTACTTAA
- a CDS encoding SDR family NAD(P)-dependent oxidoreductase (COG:Q;~EggNog:ENOG410PNMA;~InterPro:IPR036291,IPR002347;~PFAM:PF08659,PF00106,PF13561;~go_process: GO:0055114 - oxidation-reduction process [Evidence IEA]), whose protein sequence is MRDIKLDTSLLSHLAGKTAILTGGAGGIGSTIAKQLLENGANVVIADLENTRPMVETMLMDLADSCRGQLHFVATNIVLWDQMTALFQSAKEQFGSIQLVIANAGVMETEPVLDMDQIDERGNLKESEDFSKVIDINVKGTMNCLRQAIFSMKGNQPCYPDGSRGAVVLVSSISGYFGGTGVSGYITSKHAVTGMLRGSQLAARKYGIRVNAVAPFVTPTAMAGGFSEAWRARGLPINTTDGVARALLTLAFNPSENGSCYVISGPILREAEHTQKLLLAEWLGEDLARVFGDANEFFTSQGGYQLPKRVSR, encoded by the exons ATGCGCGATATCAAGCTCGAtacttctcttctttcccaccTCGCCGGGAAAACCGCCATCTTGACCGGTGGCGCCGGAGGGATTGGCAGCACCATCGCAAAGCAGCTTCTGGAAAACGGCGCCAACGTGGTAATAGCAGACTTGGAGAACACACGGCCCATGGTGGAGACAATGCTCATGGACCTTGCCGATTCATGCAGGGGACAGCTCCATTTTGTCGCGACAAATATCGTGCTTTGGGATCAAATGACAGCCCTATTCCAGTCAGCCAAGGAGCAATTCGGCTCTATCCAGCTGGTCATTGCAAATGCAGGAGTGATGGAAACCGAGCCGGTACTGGACATGGATCAGATCGACGAACGAGGGAACCTGAAAGAATCAGAGGACTTTTCCAAAGTCATCGACATAAACGTAAAGGGCACCATGAACTGCCTGCGCCAGGCGATTTTCAGTATGAAGGGGAACCAGCCGTGCTACCCTGATGGATCGCGCGGCGCGGTGGTCCTTGTAAGTTCGATTTCGGGCTACTTCGGGGGCACGGGGGTGTCGGGGTATATTACGTCCAAGCATGCGGTGACGGGGATGCTGCGTGGATCACAGCTGGCTGCGAGGAAGTACGGCATTCGAGTGAATGCTGTTGCCCCGTTTGTTACTCCTACGGCCATGGCAGGCGGATTCTCAGAGGCGTGGCGAGCCAGGGGCCTTCCGATCAATACGACGGATGGTGTTGCTAGGGCCCTGTTGACGCTTGCCTTTAACCCTTCAGAAAATGGGTCTTGTTACGTG ATTTCAGGTCCCATTCTTCGAGAGGCGGAACATACTCAGAAACTTCTACTGGCGGAGTGGCTTGGAGAGGATTTGGCACGGGTATTCGGGGATGCTAATGAGTTTTTTACGAGCCAGGGGGGGTATCAGTTGCCAAAGCGAGTTTCCCGATAA
- a CDS encoding putative tartrate MFS transporter (COG:G;~EggNog:ENOG410QDI0;~InterPro:IPR020846,IPR011701,IPR036259;~PFAM:PF07690;~TransMembrane:12 (i33-50o78-97i109-129o135-158i170-193o205-225i274-293o313-330i337-357o363-387i399-419o431-454i);~go_function: GO:0022857 - transmembrane transporter activity [Evidence IEA];~go_process: GO:0055085 - transmembrane transport [Evidence IEA]): MDEKSKDETLHIDDVSRDTEAITVRHQQLLRKIDWRLLPLCAFIYLLNYLDRSNIGNAKVLNAETGDSLEQQTGLTDTWYSIALTLFAVAYSLFDVPSNWILKRYARPSYWLGALMLCWGAVTIGFAKVDNLPTVVVLRVLIGVFEAGFFPGMVYLITFWYRQEERSIRIAFILATATLAGAFGGCIAYGVAFINGKGGLEGFRWLFIIEGGATVLVAPVVVFALPNYPSSATWLTLSEQRFAIERLEQDGGVPTRDRASREEILETVCSRRMLLHYLAYFANNTVMSSLAYFSPTIVKGLGYTSIQAQLMTVPPWAVGYVISMLLAWSADRFNARGLHVCLAGVLTGTGFLASRLLPAEAYVSRYGCLIVASCGAFPSAAPLTAWVTCNAPSTRTLGLAAAMNNSMVGLASILALWVWRSVEEDRGFPTGNTVCAVAGFATAGLALVLHFFYLRENKRMTGQGQKAWAL, translated from the exons ATGGACGAAAAGTCAAAGGACGAAACACTCCACATCGACGATGTGTCCCGCGATACAGAAGCCATTACAGTCCGCCACCAGCAGCTCCTTCGCAAGATTGACTGGCGCCTGCTTCCACTGTGCGCATTCATCTACTTGCTAAACTACCTCGATCGATCGAACATCGGCAATGCTAAGGTCCTGAACGCTGAAACCGGCGATTCGCTGGAGCAGCAAACTGGACTGACAGACACTTGGTATTCAATAGCCCTTACACTGTTTGCTGTGGCATATTCGCTGTTTGACGTGCCGTCCAACTGGATTTTGAAACGCTATGCTCGCCCATCGTACTGGCTCGGGGCGCTGATGCTTTGCTGGGGCGCGGTGACTATCGGTTTCGCAAAGGTGGACAACCTGCCCACGGTTGTAGTGCTCCGTGTGTTGATCGGAGTCTTCGAGGCTGGCTTCTTCCCTGGTATGGTCTACCTCATCACCTTCTGGTACCGGCAGGAAGAGCGCTCCATCCGCATTGCCTTCATTCTCGCAACCGCGACGCTTGCGGGAGCCTTTGGGGGTTGCATCGCCTACGGAGTTGCGTTCATAAACGGGAAAGGCGGACTGGAGGGATTCCGCTGGCTTTTCATCATTGAAGGAGGAGCAACAGTCCTCGTCGCTCCCGTTGTGGTGTTTGCGCTGCCCAACTACCCATCGTCGGCGACGTGGTTGACGCTATCGGAGCAGCGCTTCGCGATTGAGCGACTCGAGCAGGATGGGGGCGTGCCCACCCGAGATCGGGCGTCTCGAGAAGAAATTCTCGAAACTGTGTGTAGCCGCCGGATGCTCCTACATTACCTAGCTTAT TTCGCGAACAATACTGTGATGAGCTCTCTGGCCTACTTCAGTCCCACGATAGTCAAGGGCTTGGGGTATACCTCCATTCAAGCGCAGCTGATGACAGTTCCCCCGTGGGCGGTTGGATACGTGATCTCAATGCTATTAGCCTGGTCTGCGGACCGGTTTAATGCGCGTGGACTCCATGTTTGTCTTGCAGGAGTGCTTACAGGTACTGGGTTTCTCGCTAGCCGCCTGCTTCCAGCAGAGGCCTACGTGTCTCGGTACGGATGCCTCATTGTTGCCTCGTGCGGTGCCTTCCCCAGTGCTGCACCCTTGACGGCCTGGGTGACCTGTAACGCCCCTTCCACAAGGACCCTGGGCCTCGCGGCCGCAATGAACAACTCGATGGTTGGACTGGCTTCCATTTTGGCGTTGTGGGTTTGGAGatcggtggaggaggatcgTGGGTTTCCAACTGGGAACACAGTCTGCGCTGTAGCTGGGTTTGCTACTGCAGGGCTCGCGCTGGTATTGCATTTTTTCTATCTGCGAGAGAACAAGAGGATGACTGGACAGGGCCAGAAGGCTTGGGCACTTTGA
- a CDS encoding uncharacterized protein (COG:S;~EggNog:ENOG410PH68;~InterPro:IPR036291,IPR016040;~PFAM:PF01370), producing MPSVFLVGPGLIGGEVLDLLLQNKQYEITTLVRREAARPAFHELGVKTILGSLSDKNAIASQAAASDIVIHTATADDLPSVQAILEGVRERTQRGQQTVYIHTSGASLLGDNSEGSHKNDFIFDDATPSSIDALPDSAAHREIDLAIVNARKELSSHAKLGIMIPPVIYGVGTREKRLSIQLPTMVRYSIKHGYPGMVGEGLSVWNQVHVKDLARGYMTLLHWMEQASCSEVGQNPYFFCENGEELSWGQCAAEIGRILHRAGKVADPTPRTIPAENYNDLFGEYSGLVVGSNARNRATRLRELGWMPQEKNTFASLEEDEIPLILQETGEFKGYAAPVASGTFEGKR from the coding sequence ATGCCGTCTGTTTTCCTGGTAGGCCCTGGCCTGATCGGTGGAGAAGTGCTCGACCTTCTACTCCAGAACAAACAGTATGAGATCACAACGCTCGTGCGCAGAGAAGCCGCCCGTCCAGCCTTCCACGAGCTCGGCGTAAAGACTATCCTCGGCTCTCTGAGCGACAAAAACGCGATTGCATCGCAAGCAGCAGCGAGCGACATCGTCATCCACACAGCCACTGCCGACGACTTACCCTCCGTCCAGGCCATTCTAGAAGGGGTCCGAGAGCGCACCCAGCGCGGGCAGCAAACGGTCTACATCCACACCAGTGGTGCAAGCCTTCTCGGTGATAATTCAGAAGGTTCCCACAAGAACGATTTTATCTTCGACGACGCGACCCCGAGCTCCATCGACGCACTGCCGGACTCTGCAGCCCATCGAGAAATCGACCTGGCTATTGTGAATGCGCGCAAGGAGCTCTCTTCTCACGCCAAGCTCGGTATCATGATTCCGCCGGTTATCTACGGTGTCGGCACGCGTGAGAAGCGCCTCTCCATCCAGCTCCCGACTATGGTGCGGTACTCGATCAAACATGGCTATCCCGGCATGGTCGGTGAGGGTCTCTCCGTGTGGAATCAGGTGCATGTCAAGGATCTCGCCCGCGGCTACATGACTCTGCTCCATTGGATGGAACAAGCCTCGTGCAGTGAAGTTGGCCAGAACCCCTATTTCTTCTGCGAGAATGGCGAAGAGCTCTCATGGGGCCAGTGTGCCGCAGAGATTGGCCGTATCCTGCATAGGGCAGGCAAGGTAGCGGATCCGACCCCTAGGACTATCCCTGCTGAGAACTACAATGACCTTTTTGGCGAGTATTCGGGTCTTGTGGTTGGGTCCAACGCACGGAATCGTGCTACTCGACTCCGCGAGCTGGGTTGGATGCCCCAGGAGAAGAACACCTTTGCCTCCTTGGAAGAGGACGAAATTCCGCTCATTCTGCAGGAGACGGGGGAATTCAAGGGTTACGCTGCCCCAGTTGCTTCAGGGACGTTTGAGGGTAAAAGGTAG
- a CDS encoding uncharacterized protein (COG:C;~EggNog:ENOG410PUP5;~InterPro:IPR015590,IPR029510,IPR016160,IPR016161, IPR016162,IPR016163;~PFAM:PF00171;~go_function: GO:0016491 - oxidoreductase activity [Evidence IEA];~go_function: GO:0016620 - oxidoreductase activity, acting on the aldehyde or oxo group of donors, NAD or NADP as acceptor [Evidence IEA];~go_process: GO:0055114 - oxidation-reduction process [Evidence IEA]) gives MATPEIETRLFIDGEFVDSLDGSKFKVTNPFTGETVAEVSEGKADDVDRAVASAKRAFPMWSEMDGSERRRLMLRLADLVDEHAAEFARLEALSMGKPVSTYIDQAMGTATLRYYAGRALDIHGATSLTSKDHLNISIRQPYGVTGAIIPWNVPVIMICFKVGPALIAGNTLVLKSSEKAPLTSILFARLAKEAGFPPGVLNIVSGFGLPCGDAIARHMDIRKIAFTGSTRTGKLIQKAAVDSNLKSCTLELGGKSPLIVFEDADLQKAAKVAAFSIVFNSGQVCMASSRVYVQKSVEDEFTKLYAQAIQELAAQAGNPLEATTGFGPQADRHQFKSITDYLQKAQKDGLKRLSIGESTPREGANFVSPVVFQEVPEHHSIMKDEIFGAVSCLNAFSSEQDVIRAANDSEYGLYASVFTRDINRAIRVAKYFEAGSIGVNTSSPYYCQDLPLGGFKGSGTGRELGDEGLQAWTEVKSVYISLS, from the exons ATGGCCACACCGGAGATTGAGACCCGTCTCTTCATTGATGGAGAGTTTGTTGACTCGCTGGATGGTTCCAAATTCAAGGTTACAAATCCTTTCACCGGCGAGACCGTAGCAGAAGTGTCCGAGGGCAAAGCAGACGACGTGGACCGAGCAGTTGCGAGTGCGAAAAGGGCTTTTCCAATGTGGTCGGAGATGGACG GATCCGAACGGCGGCGCCTCATGCTGAGGCTGGCTGACCTTGTCGATGAGCATGCGGCGGAGTTTGCGCGCCTGGAGGCTCTTTCGATGGGGAAGCCTGTATCAACCTATATCGATCAAGCAATGGGCACAGCAACACTGAGAT ATTATGCTGGCAGGGCTCTGGATATCCACGGGGCCACCTCCCTGACCTCCAAGGACCATTTGAATATATCCATCCGCCAGCCTTATGGTGTCACTGGGGCGATCATTCCCTGGAA CGTCCCGGTGATCATGATCTGCTTCAAAGTCGGCCCTGCCCTCATTGCGGGTAACACGCTGGTGCTCAAATCCTCTGAGAAGGCTCCGCTGACTTCAATCCTCTTCGCACGGCTGGCCAAGGAGGCTGGCTTTCCTCCAGGTGTGCTTAATATTGTTTCTGGGTTTGGACTGCCGTGTGGGGATGCCATCGCTCGACACATGGATATTCGGAAGATTGCTTTCACAGGCAGCACCAGGACGGGCAAGCTGATCCAAAAGGCTGCGGTTGATTCAAATCTCAAATCCTGCACACTAGAACTAGG TGGCAAAAGCCCCCTGATCGTGTTTGAAGACGCCGATCTGCAAAAGGCAGCAAAGGTAGCGGCCTTCTCTATCGTGTTCAATTCGGGCCAGGTCTGCATGGCTTCGTCACGGGTATATGTTCAGAAAAGCGTTGAAGATGAATTCACAAAGCTGTATGCACAGGCTATTCAGGAGCTTGCAGCTCAGGCGGGCAACCCCCTCGAAGCAACGACTGGGTTCGGTCCCCAGGCAGACCGGCATCAGTTCAAGAGCATTACCGACTATCTACAGAAAGCGCAAAAAGATGGCCTCAAGCGCCTGTCCATTGGGGAATCGACACCACGCGAGGGGGCAAACTTTGTCTCCCCGGTTGTGTTCCAGGAGGTGCCGGAACATCATTCTATTATGAAGGATGAGATATTTGG TGCTGTTTCTTGTCTCAACGCTTTCAGCAGTGAACAGGATGTGATCCGCGCGGCAAACGACTCTGAATACGGGCTATATGCCAGCGTATTCACCCGGGACATCAACCGGGCGATCCGAGTGGCCAAGTACTTCGAGGCAGGCTCGATTGGCGTCAATACGTCTTCTCCATATTACTGTCAAGACCTGCCTCTTGGTGGGTTCAAGGGATCTGGCACTGGACGGGAGCTGGGAGACGAAGGCCTACAAGCATGGACGGAGGTCAAGTCTGTTTATATCTCGCTGTCGTAA
- a CDS encoding NAD(P)-dependent alcohol dehydrogenase (COG:Q;~EggNog:ENOG410PKP5;~InterPro:IPR013154,IPR013149,IPR002328,IPR036291, IPR011032,IPR020843;~PFAM:PF00107,PF08240;~go_function: GO:0008270 - zinc ion binding [Evidence IEA];~go_function: GO:0016491 - oxidoreductase activity [Evidence IEA];~go_process: GO:0055114 - oxidation-reduction process [Evidence IEA]) yields MVYPTDALVVFAVGEEPRFSPVTLDTIRDDELLVEIHATGICHTDIACMEGKLPAAFPCILGHEGAGVVLQAGKEVNDVNIGDKVILSYNFCKTCPQCQSGHPAYCENLVAQNFGGKRTDGSRTISLPTGEPEVFANFFGQSSFSRVAIVSRASVARVAADTPLDTFAALGCGVQTGAGAVLHTLNVREGNSVAVFGVGAVGLSAIMAAKLRGARTIIAVDLEASRLEMARELGATHALLGGSENLLQQIREICAPSNGVQFAVDCSGATQVVETMLDSLATRGRAASVGAPAPGRRAGVDVFSHLTLGREYVGCHQGSSVAEQMIPYLIEQTKQGRFPMQKLLTFYPVEQYREAFQDLKQGRAIKGVLRWKESV; encoded by the exons ATGGTCTACCCTACAGATGCCCTGGTTGTATTTGCCGTCGGGGAAGAACCCCGATTTAGCCCGGTGACGCTGGATACGATACGGGACGACGAGCTCTTGGTGGAAATCCACGCTACGGGGATCTGCCACACTGATATTGCTTGCATGGAGGGCAAGTTGCCGGCTGCGTTTCCTTGTATTTTGGGACATGAAG GCGCTGGGGTGGTCCTCCAGGCAGGCAAGGAGGTAAACGATGTCAATATCGGCGACAAGGTTATTCTCAGCTACAACTTCTGCAAAACCTGCCCCCAATGCCAATCCGGCCACCCAGCCTACTGCGAAAACCTGGTAGCGCAAAACTTCGGCGGCAAGCGGACGGATGGAAGCAGAACCATATCGCTCCCAACCGGTGAACCAGAGGTTTTTGCCAATTTCTTCGGCCAGAGCTCTTTCTCTCGCGTTGCCATTGTCAGCCGTGCCTCGGTGGCGCGCGTCGCAGCGGATACACCGCTTGATACCTTTGCTGCCTTGGGGTGCGGGGTGCAAACCGGGGCAGGCGCAGTCCTGCACACCCTCAACGTGCGTGAAGGGAACTCGGTGGCCGTGTTTGGCGTGGGCGCCGTCGGCCTGAGCGCTATTATGGCGGCGAAGCTGCGAGGGGCAAGGACTATCATCGCGGTGGATCTGGAGGCCTCGCGATTAGAGATGGCGCGTGAGTTGGGGGCTACCCATGCACTACTGGGGGGGTCGGAAAATCTTCTGCAACAGATCCGAGAGATCTGTGCGCCTTCCAATGGCGTGCAGTTCGCGGTTGACTGCTCTGGGGCTACGCAGGTGGTAGAGACGATGTTGGATTCATTGGCAACCCGTGGACGGGCCGCCAGCGTCGGTGCCCCAGCGCCAGGCAGGAGAGCAGGCGTGGACGTGTTCTCTCATCTAACGCTTGGACGGGAGTACGTAGGTTGTCACCAAGGGTCAAGCGTGGCCGAGCAG ATGATTCCGTACTTGATCGAGCAGACCAAGCAAGGCAGGTTTCCTATGCAGAAGCTCCTTACATTCTATCCCGTCGAGCAATACCGTGAGGCATTCCAAGACTTGAAACAGGGGCGAGCAATAAAAGGAGTTTTGCGCTGGAAGGAGAGCGTCTGA